The Pirellulales bacterium DNA window AATTTATCAGCCACGCGGGCTGACCAAGCCGACGCGAGCTCTGTCTCGCGAATTACGGCTCAACGACTGCTGTTTTGCCGCCGCACCCAACGCGACGGCCGGCTCGAACTATGTCCGGAAACCGCGAAACTTGAACTTAGAGACCGTCTTACTTAAGTCTAGCCGGCATAGCATCTGCGTCGACAGGTCAACCACGCGACATGGTGTTCGACCACTTCATCGTCTGGTAGCAGGCAGGCTACCGAATCGGGTGGTGCTTGCAAGGAAGAGGCTTGGCATCGCCTACCCCTGAACGACCGAATTCACCAGCGTGCCAATGCCGTCGATGGTGATGTTCACGATGTCGCCCGCCTTGAGACGGAAATCGTCGTCGGGCACGATGCCTGTGCCGGTCAGCAAGATCGCACCATAGCGAAACGTGTTGTCGCGGCCGAGATAGTCGATCAGGTCGCGAAATGTGCGGTGCATCTGCGCCGCGTTGGTCCGCCCCTCGAACACGATCGCGTGCCGGCGAAGCACGGCCAAATGGATGCCGATATGGATGCCGATGTCGGCCGGCGTCGCCGTTGGCAACGCTGGGCCTGGAACCGGCCGCGTCTTCCTTTGTGCCGCTGCAGCAGAATCCGGAAGAATTCTGACGGTGTCGGCGATCATTCGCGGCCGCGCCGATGCGCAGGAGTTAGTCAAGACTCCGGCGCTCCTGAAGCGGCGCGAAAAAGAACGGCCGCGTGCAACGCGGTTGATGATACGCGTAGGGAACGTGTCAAGGAACTGGGTCAACACGAGAATCATTACAAATGCGTAATGTCTGGAATAGGCCCAGGCCCGACCACCGCTACGGTCTAGTTGCGCGTGGTTGGACTCGGTAGATGTAGATCGAATAACCGGCCCTTGAAACCGGCAATAGTCGCAAGAATTGGCTGTCGTCGGGATTGCCTCTTGCCTGCCAGTGCCGATAGGCACGGAGATGGTTGACGCTGATGGCGTACCAGCCCGGCTTCAGCGGACCGGCGATCGCTGCCGTCGCGAATGGCATTCCAGGGGCCGTGGCCTCGTGCGGAAGCGGCATGGCCTCGATGCCGGCGGTTTTGGGATCCACAGTGCCAAAATATGAGACGTAGAGAGGAACTGCCGCCGAATGCGCCTGCGTCCAACGCGCGAGGTACAAGAGATCCTGGCCCCAATCGATGTTGGCGTCGACGAGATGCGAATGGCCGCGCATCGGCCCGCCGACGGTCTCGTTGAAGTAGGATAAGCAGTGGGGATACACCGCCATTGCGCTGATGATCGACCAGCTGAGGCAGGCGGCTGAAACAAGGCCCAGCGAACGATGGCCAAGTGGGACCGCGCGGGCAGTTTTGCTGACCGAAACAAAGGCAAATGGAAAGGCCGGAAGGAGGTATCGAAAGTGCCGGCTGAATCCCGTTTGCGAACTGACTATCAGCAGGACGATGATTGCCGGAGCCACGACGACCGCTTCGTTCATGGCGCCAGCCGAATAACCTCGGCGCGCTGTGAGCCCGGCCGCCAACAACGCCAGAACCAAGGTGCCGGATGGCACCTTGATCGTGAGTGCATAGAGATAGTAGTGCCACCATCCGCCCAGGCGCTGTTCTCCGCGCAGGAAAGAAAGCTTGCCGCGCTCGAAGTCCGATTTCTGGATATCGATGCCTTCCAAATAGCTCGATGGGA harbors:
- a CDS encoding fumarylacetoacetate hydrolase family protein — its product is MPTATPADIGIHIGIHLAVLRRHAIVFEGRTNAAQMHRTFRDLIDYLGRDNTFRYGAILLTGTGIVPDDDFRLKAGDIVNITIDGIGTLVNSVVQG
- a CDS encoding glycosyltransferase family 39 protein; the protein is MNPPLVRSVAAIPVVVAGAKTDWSSYSFDPGNRAEFAVGDAFVKANGAKVFWYFTLARWACIPFSLVGGYFCYRWARWLYGPAPGIVAAALWSFSPNILGNAAMITPDAGAAALGVMCGYCFHRWLADPCWLRALTTGAALGFAELAKTTWIVLFPLLPALWLVWALVNHRTRTRRSRWPEARQLSAALLTAVYLINLGYGFEGSFRRLRDFKFVSSLLAGPEVEVRGGNRFAGSWLGCLAVPLPSSYLEGIDIQKSDFERGKLSFLRGEQRLGGWWHYYLYALTIKVPSGTLVLALLAAGLTARRGYSAGAMNEAVVVAPAIIVLLIVSSQTGFSRHFRYLLPAFPFAFVSVSKTARAVPLGHRSLGLVSAACLSWSIISAMAVYPHCLSYFNETVGGPMRGHSHLVDANIDWGQDLLYLARWTQAHSAAVPLYVSYFGTVDPKTAGIEAMPLPHEATAPGMPFATAAIAGPLKPGWYAISVNHLRAYRHWQARGNPDDSQFLRLLPVSRAGYSIYIYRVQPRATRP